Proteins found in one Nocardia brasiliensis ATCC 700358 genomic segment:
- a CDS encoding GAF domain-containing protein, with the protein MAGSEPGDPGQSPVLETLSQLRLRELLAEVQERIAEIVGVRDQMDRLIEAMLVVTAGLDLDNTLRTIVHTAIELVDAGYGALGVRETEKDDLPLAEFVYEGIDDRTRVSIGDLPRGHGVLGVLIEDPKPIRLRDLSTHPASVGFPANHPPMHTFLGVPVMVRDEVFGNLYLTEKAGGQEFTEDDEVVVQALAAAAGTAIANARLYEQSRIRQQWLEATQDVATELLAGTEPGDVLELVADRALRLTRCAVVFLALPEDPAVPRDEVTELLVVAAAGTGSEKLPGQRIPITGSHSGAAFRTGRVVGGEQLMFQPEFDGSAEYGPALVLPLRAEHTVIGVLVTLRPPGARPLGAAAQAMITSFSDQAALALQLAATQRRMRELDVLSDRDRIARDLHDHVIQRLFAVGLSLQGTAKRAGTPEVAAKLTETIQDIQSIVQEIRHSIFDLHSSTAADAPTLRKRLHAVIAEMTADTGLRTTVRLAGPVSVLAPPLSEDVEAVLREGLSNVVRHAAATTVSVRLAVGDDVTIAITDDGTGIPGESPRRSGLANLAARAEQAGGTFEISRNDPHGTVLRWSAPLPEQPPRS; encoded by the coding sequence ATGGCAGGCAGCGAGCCCGGCGATCCGGGTCAGAGCCCGGTGCTCGAGACCCTTTCGCAACTGCGCCTGCGCGAGTTGCTCGCGGAGGTCCAGGAGCGCATCGCCGAGATCGTCGGCGTGCGCGACCAGATGGATCGGCTGATCGAGGCGATGCTGGTGGTGACCGCGGGCCTGGACCTCGACAACACACTGCGCACCATCGTGCACACCGCCATCGAACTGGTCGACGCCGGTTACGGCGCGCTCGGCGTCCGCGAAACCGAGAAGGACGACCTGCCGCTCGCCGAGTTCGTCTATGAGGGCATCGACGACCGGACCCGGGTGTCGATCGGCGATCTACCGCGCGGACACGGTGTGCTCGGCGTGCTCATCGAGGACCCGAAACCCATACGGCTGCGCGATCTTTCGACCCACCCGGCGTCGGTCGGGTTCCCGGCGAATCATCCGCCGATGCACACCTTCCTCGGCGTTCCGGTGATGGTGCGCGACGAGGTGTTCGGCAATCTCTACCTCACCGAAAAGGCCGGTGGCCAGGAATTCACCGAGGACGATGAGGTCGTCGTGCAGGCGCTCGCCGCCGCGGCGGGCACCGCGATCGCCAACGCCCGGCTCTATGAGCAGTCCCGGATCCGCCAGCAATGGCTCGAGGCCACCCAGGATGTGGCGACCGAGCTGCTGGCCGGCACCGAGCCGGGCGACGTACTCGAGTTGGTCGCCGATCGAGCGCTGCGCCTCACCCGCTGCGCGGTGGTGTTCCTCGCGCTGCCCGAGGACCCGGCCGTCCCACGCGACGAGGTCACCGAGCTGCTGGTCGTCGCGGCCGCCGGTACGGGCTCGGAAAAGCTGCCCGGACAACGTATTCCGATCACCGGATCACATTCCGGCGCGGCCTTCCGCACCGGCCGGGTGGTGGGTGGCGAACAACTGATGTTCCAGCCCGAGTTCGACGGGTCCGCCGAATACGGTCCCGCACTGGTGCTTCCGTTGCGGGCCGAGCACACGGTGATCGGCGTGCTGGTCACCCTGCGCCCACCCGGCGCGCGACCGCTCGGCGCAGCGGCGCAGGCGATGATCACGTCCTTCTCCGACCAGGCCGCGCTCGCTTTGCAATTGGCGGCGACGCAGCGGCGGATGCGTGAACTCGACGTGCTCTCCGATCGCGACCGCATCGCCCGCGATCTGCACGATCACGTGATCCAGCGCCTGTTCGCGGTCGGGCTCTCGCTGCAGGGCACGGCGAAACGCGCGGGCACGCCCGAGGTCGCCGCCAAACTCACCGAAACCATTCAGGACATCCAGTCCATCGTGCAGGAGATCCGGCATTCGATCTTCGACCTGCACAGCAGCACCGCCGCGGACGCCCCGACGCTGCGCAAGCGCCTGCACGCGGTGATCGCCGAAATGACCGCGGACACGGGCCTGCGCACCACGGTCCGGCTGGCCGGACCGGTCTCGGTCCTGGCGCCGCCGCTGTCCGAGGACGTGGAAGCGGTACTGCGCGAAGGTCTCAGCAACGTCGTCCGGCATGCGGCGGCGACCACGGTGTCGGTCCGGCTCGCGGTCGGTGACGACGTCACCATCGCGATCACCGACGACGGCACCGGCATACCCGGCGAGTCGCCGCGGCGAAGCGGGCTGGCGAACCTCGCCGCCCGCGCCGAACAAGCCGGCGGCACCTTCGAGATCAGCCGCAACGACCCGCACGGTACCGTCCTACGCTGGTCGGCGCCCCTGCCCGAGCAGCCGCCACGGTCCTGA
- a CDS encoding ROK family transcriptional regulator: MASSGAHDSVAVRRRNLGAVLRYIAEHGPCARTEIAVATGLSHASVTTMVADLAVRGLVREDGVRSLGGRGRPRRLLRLVARRAMTVAVQVSAEHVRVALADLAGTLVWQDMSPHDGTAGVPASLADRIADAVRRARTAAPGAELVRVAVAMAGPVAADAAQTVLVAPDFGWLRPVRLRALIDRRLPDLSCPIDVINDANAAALAEYHAHPGRPRAMVYLAAGTGIGGGVVLDGVIHTGSHGVAGEPGHMPVAFEGPLCVCGARGCLVCYAGPEAVLGAAGLGDLLRRTGLAPAAAELVAALERGDERALVAIASAGRALGAAILSITALLDIDEVVLGGTLAQWFPWLDPIIGQQFAGRSALVPTLAPEVTPAHLGSDAALLGVVEFARRAALSDPATVPRLPRPPVAHRAETGHPT, translated from the coding sequence GTGGCGAGTAGTGGGGCACACGATTCGGTGGCGGTGCGGCGACGCAACCTGGGTGCGGTGCTGCGGTATATCGCCGAGCACGGCCCGTGCGCGCGCACGGAGATCGCGGTGGCGACCGGCCTGTCGCACGCCTCGGTCACCACCATGGTGGCCGATCTCGCGGTGCGCGGACTGGTGCGTGAAGACGGGGTACGAAGTCTCGGCGGACGTGGGCGGCCGCGGCGTCTGCTCCGGCTGGTGGCGCGGCGTGCGATGACGGTCGCCGTGCAGGTCAGTGCCGAGCACGTGCGCGTTGCTCTCGCCGATCTCGCGGGAACCCTTGTGTGGCAGGACATGTCACCGCACGACGGCACCGCCGGTGTCCCGGCGTCGCTGGCCGATCGGATCGCGGACGCGGTACGACGGGCCCGAACCGCGGCGCCCGGCGCGGAACTGGTGCGCGTCGCGGTGGCGATGGCCGGGCCGGTCGCTGCCGACGCCGCCCAAACCGTGCTCGTCGCACCGGATTTCGGCTGGTTGCGTCCGGTTCGCCTGCGTGCGCTGATCGATCGGCGGCTCCCGGATCTGTCCTGCCCGATCGACGTGATCAATGACGCGAACGCCGCCGCGCTCGCCGAATACCACGCGCATCCCGGACGGCCGCGGGCCATGGTCTACCTCGCGGCGGGCACTGGAATCGGCGGGGGCGTGGTGCTGGATGGTGTCATTCACACCGGCAGTCATGGGGTGGCGGGCGAACCGGGACATATGCCGGTGGCCTTCGAGGGGCCGCTGTGTGTTTGTGGCGCCCGTGGCTGTCTGGTGTGTTATGCCGGTCCCGAGGCGGTGCTCGGCGCGGCGGGTCTCGGTGATCTGTTGCGGCGCACCGGGCTGGCACCCGCCGCGGCGGAACTCGTCGCGGCGCTGGAGCGGGGTGACGAGCGCGCCCTCGTGGCGATCGCGAGCGCCGGGCGCGCGTTGGGGGCGGCGATCCTGTCCATCACCGCGCTGCTCGACATCGACGAGGTGGTCCTGGGCGGCACACTCGCGCAATGGTTTCCGTGGCTCGATCCGATCATCGGACAGCAGTTCGCCGGCCGCAGCGCCCTCGTGCCCACGCTCGCACCGGAAGTCACTCCCGCGCACCTCGGCTCCGACGCCGCCCTACTCGGCGTAGTCGAATTCGCCCGCCGCGCAGCACTGTCCGACCCTGCCACCGTCCCGCGCCTGCCCCGCCCGCCCGTCGCGCACCGGGCTGAGACGGGTCACCCGACCTGA
- a CDS encoding PQQ-binding-like beta-propeller repeat protein, whose amino-acid sequence MMRSVPGLRGLILAAVAAVLTTAGAVYVLTQPEDGVRKITGTAAAAPGLAWSVAAATLGDGGLEFRNPVAGTEFDVGGPGFIDAGDTLIVVTGVANGDMALRDPMLAGIDARSGAVRWREPAPGLRGCSAAPVDGRIVCYTNASATSELVGYDIGSGKITRTSTPWLVFALATTGDRVYVAEGDVESDDVRVHAGTFADPQAYWSRDFAMGTAWEDLPGDALTVTDGQGVFALGAGLAGFDLDTGAPTWTAELNGCSRASSMRGAVVLRVHTDCAGYRVTGSDLLDRTGRVIATTDHGATQSLSIDSPADDSVPVLLADSARDRRTGAVAWTGPDLVTAPRATESGDSTTGTAIAVVGEAALLRDDQAHTMTGLDMRTGRRLWQVRAERYGTAAAWDGKVVVLSDATGLWAIDPTTGATVWDIPFTAVDATPAALSDGGQLRARTAGHFLYASARTLIALRPL is encoded by the coding sequence ATGATGCGCTCCGTTCCCGGATTGCGCGGGCTGATCCTCGCCGCGGTGGCGGCCGTACTCACCACGGCGGGTGCGGTTTACGTGCTGACCCAGCCCGAGGACGGTGTCCGCAAGATCACCGGCACCGCGGCCGCGGCGCCCGGTCTGGCCTGGTCCGTCGCCGCCGCCACCCTCGGCGACGGCGGGCTGGAGTTCCGTAACCCTGTCGCGGGCACCGAATTCGATGTCGGCGGCCCGGGATTCATCGACGCGGGCGACACCCTGATCGTGGTGACCGGCGTCGCGAACGGCGATATGGCGCTGCGGGATCCGATGCTGGCCGGCATCGACGCGAGGTCCGGCGCGGTGCGCTGGCGCGAGCCCGCCCCGGGCCTGCGGGGTTGCTCAGCGGCCCCGGTCGACGGCCGAATTGTGTGCTACACCAACGCTTCCGCGACCTCCGAGCTGGTCGGCTACGACATCGGCAGCGGAAAGATCACTCGCACGTCGACGCCCTGGCTGGTCTTCGCGCTGGCGACCACCGGTGATCGCGTGTATGTCGCCGAGGGCGATGTCGAATCCGACGACGTGCGGGTGCACGCCGGAACGTTCGCGGACCCGCAGGCGTACTGGTCCCGCGACTTCGCCATGGGAACGGCCTGGGAGGACCTGCCGGGCGACGCCCTGACGGTGACCGACGGCCAGGGCGTGTTCGCCCTCGGTGCCGGGCTCGCGGGATTCGATCTCGACACCGGCGCGCCCACGTGGACGGCGGAACTGAACGGATGCTCTCGCGCATCGAGCATGCGCGGCGCAGTGGTTCTGCGGGTGCACACCGACTGCGCGGGGTATCGGGTCACCGGCTCCGACCTCCTCGACCGCACCGGCCGGGTGATCGCGACGACCGATCACGGGGCCACCCAGTCTCTTTCGATCGATAGCCCGGCCGACGACAGCGTTCCGGTGCTGCTCGCCGACAGTGCCCGCGATCGCCGCACCGGTGCGGTCGCCTGGACCGGCCCGGATCTCGTCACCGCACCGCGAGCGACCGAGTCCGGCGACTCCACCACGGGTACCGCGATCGCCGTCGTGGGCGAGGCCGCGTTGCTCCGAGATGATCAGGCGCACACCATGACCGGACTGGATATGCGCACGGGCCGCCGATTGTGGCAGGTCCGTGCCGAGCGCTACGGCACGGCTGCCGCCTGGGACGGAAAGGTCGTCGTGCTGTCCGATGCCACCGGCCTGTGGGCGATCGACCCGACAACCGGCGCGACGGTCTGGGATATCCCGTTCACCGCGGTGGACGCCACGCCCGCGGCGCTGAGCGACGGTGGGCAATTGCGCGCCCGCACGGCGGGCCACTTCCTGTACGCCTCTGCCCGCACCCTGATCGCGTTGCGGCCACTCTGA
- a CDS encoding carboxylesterase/lipase family protein produces MSTARIRRRAVLLGAGALAVAAACATERSPSDVVRTTYGPVRGMRRDTGLAFLGVPFAQPPVGELRFAAPVPPTPWTETLECTAYGPTAQRRSLAAVTTIPEPSIPGDAILSVNVFTPDPTARGLPVLVWIHGGGFVAGSPASPWYDGASFNRDGVIVVSVGYRLGIDGFLRLDGAPDNRAVLDWIAALRWVRDNIAAFGGDPGKVTVAGQSAGGGAVWALLATPAARGLFRAGICASGAVTQPNDLAAGHAVAELFTRRTGVPATAAALRAVPENTLLDMQDALQAPGPGGEAVPMLGLAPFADGALIPEATPELLKNGAGGDVPLLLGFTRHEFNMAATMAAQQPDAAAASPLAQAGRGVDPDALRAAYPGANPIELAGQAISDTIIRGPSYRLAEARATRNLPTWLYEFQWTATSPSYQGLAAHCLDLPFAFDLLHAPGVTEAEGAAPPQALADAIHASWVAFVKETDPGRDWPRYTVEQRQVMIWSEHSQVRADAFAAQRRLWRP; encoded by the coding sequence ATGTCCACTGCGCGCATCCGGCGCCGCGCCGTCCTGCTGGGCGCGGGCGCGCTCGCGGTGGCGGCGGCCTGCGCCACCGAGCGCTCGCCTTCGGACGTCGTCCGGACGACCTACGGCCCCGTCCGGGGCATGCGCCGGGACACCGGCCTGGCCTTCCTCGGCGTGCCGTTCGCACAACCGCCGGTCGGCGAGTTGCGGTTCGCCGCGCCCGTCCCACCCACGCCCTGGACCGAAACGCTCGAATGCACCGCTTACGGACCCACCGCACAGCGCAGATCCTTGGCCGCGGTGACGACCATTCCCGAGCCGAGCATCCCCGGCGACGCCATCCTCAGCGTGAACGTCTTCACCCCCGATCCGACCGCCCGCGGGCTGCCGGTGCTGGTGTGGATCCACGGCGGCGGCTTCGTCGCGGGCAGTCCGGCCAGCCCCTGGTATGACGGGGCCTCGTTCAATCGTGATGGCGTGATCGTGGTTTCGGTCGGTTACCGGCTCGGGATCGACGGGTTCCTGCGCCTGGACGGCGCCCCGGACAATCGGGCGGTACTCGACTGGATTGCCGCCCTGCGCTGGGTCCGCGACAATATCGCCGCCTTCGGTGGCGATCCCGGCAAGGTCACCGTCGCGGGCCAGTCCGCAGGGGGCGGCGCGGTCTGGGCGCTGCTGGCCACGCCCGCCGCGCGCGGGCTGTTCCGGGCCGGCATCTGTGCGTCCGGGGCGGTCACGCAACCGAACGACCTCGCCGCAGGGCATGCGGTGGCCGAGCTGTTCACCCGGCGCACCGGTGTGCCGGCGACCGCGGCGGCCCTGCGCGCGGTGCCCGAGAACACGCTGCTCGATATGCAGGACGCACTGCAAGCGCCCGGCCCCGGCGGCGAAGCTGTGCCGATGCTCGGACTCGCACCGTTCGCCGACGGTGCGCTGATCCCCGAAGCCACCCCCGAGTTGTTGAAAAACGGGGCGGGCGGCGATGTTCCGCTCCTGCTCGGCTTCACCAGACACGAATTCAACATGGCGGCGACCATGGCCGCTCAGCAGCCGGACGCAGCCGCCGCGAGCCCGCTCGCCCAAGCGGGCCGCGGCGTCGATCCGGACGCGCTGCGCGCCGCCTACCCTGGCGCGAACCCCATCGAACTCGCCGGACAGGCCATCAGCGACACGATCATTCGTGGCCCCTCCTACCGGCTCGCCGAGGCGCGCGCCACCCGGAACCTGCCCACCTGGCTCTACGAATTCCAGTGGACCGCAACCTCTCCGAGCTATCAGGGCCTGGCGGCGCACTGCCTGGACCTACCCTTCGCCTTCGATCTGCTGCACGCGCCGGGCGTCACCGAAGCCGAGGGCGCCGCACCGCCGCAAGCCCTGGCCGACGCCATCCACGCCTCCTGGGTCGCCTTCGTGAAAGAGACCGACCCAGGCCGGGATTGGCCGCGCTACACCGTCGAGCAGCGACAAGTCATGATCTGGTCGGAGCACAGCCAGGTCCGCGCCGACGCCTTCGCCGCCCAACGTCGGCTCTGGCGGCCCTGA
- a CDS encoding PQQ-dependent sugar dehydrogenase has protein sequence MTSALRRAARYAGAAVIFLVATAFVATPGSLAERSAGVPDLSAPQEVARDIAIPWGLAFLPDGSALVAQRNTGVILRISSGTKPVQAYRVPGVVARGEGGLLGLAVSPQYAENGYVYAYFTASADNRIVRFRLNGQPEAVFTGIAKASTHNGGRIAFGPDGMLYAGTGDAGQKPRSQDPASPNGKILRLTPEGRPAPGNPTPNSPVYTLGHRNVQGLAWDPTGRLYSTEFGQDTYDEVNRIEAGRNYGWPVVEGKGDTQGGKYTNPLVTWTTQEASPSGLAITANTLYVAALRGQRLWTIPLRTDGTLGQPVPQLRDRFGRLRTAQVAPDGSLWVSTSNTDGRGTVRTGDDRVVRFPAR, from the coding sequence ATGACTTCGGCACTTCGACGTGCGGCACGTTACGCGGGTGCCGCGGTGATCTTCTTGGTGGCAACGGCTTTCGTGGCCACGCCCGGTTCGCTGGCGGAGCGCTCCGCGGGCGTGCCCGACCTCAGCGCCCCGCAGGAGGTAGCGCGCGATATCGCCATCCCGTGGGGTCTGGCGTTTCTGCCGGACGGATCGGCCTTGGTCGCGCAGCGCAATACCGGTGTGATCCTGCGCATCTCGTCCGGCACGAAACCGGTTCAGGCGTATCGCGTTCCGGGTGTGGTGGCGCGCGGTGAAGGCGGGCTGCTCGGCCTCGCGGTGTCGCCGCAGTACGCCGAAAACGGGTACGTATACGCCTATTTCACCGCCAGCGCGGACAACCGGATCGTCCGCTTCCGGCTGAACGGCCAGCCCGAAGCGGTCTTCACCGGAATCGCCAAGGCGAGCACGCACAACGGCGGCCGGATCGCGTTCGGGCCCGACGGCATGCTCTACGCGGGCACCGGCGACGCGGGACAGAAACCGCGGTCGCAGGATCCGGCCAGCCCGAACGGCAAGATTCTCCGGCTGACGCCCGAAGGACGGCCCGCACCGGGCAATCCGACGCCGAACTCGCCGGTCTACACCCTCGGCCACCGGAACGTGCAGGGCTTGGCCTGGGATCCGACCGGACGGCTCTATTCGACCGAATTCGGCCAGGACACCTACGACGAGGTCAATCGGATCGAGGCGGGACGCAACTACGGGTGGCCGGTCGTCGAGGGCAAGGGCGACACCCAGGGCGGCAAGTACACCAATCCCCTGGTCACCTGGACCACCCAGGAAGCGTCGCCGTCCGGGCTCGCGATCACCGCGAACACGTTGTACGTCGCGGCTTTACGCGGACAGCGGCTGTGGACCATCCCGCTGCGCACCGACGGCACGCTCGGCCAGCCCGTCCCGCAACTGCGGGACCGTTTCGGCCGGCTGCGCACCGCGCAGGTGGCGCCGGATGGCTCGCTCTGGGTCAGCACATCCAACACCGACGGGCGCGGCACCGTCCGCACCGGGGACGACCGCGTCGTCCGGTTCCCGGCGCGCTGA
- a CDS encoding response regulator transcription factor, translating into MVTVFLVDDHAIVRRGVADLIDAEPDLEVIGEAGTVSQAMARIPALRPDVAVLDVRLPDGNGIELCRELLDQHPGLHCLILTSFTDEQAMLDAILAGASGYVVKDIGALELVDAIREVGSGHSLLDNRAAAALMAKLREEAAARTGPLAGLTEQERTLLELLGEGLTNRQIAGRMFLAEKTVKNYVSRLLAKLGVERRTQAAVLASKLNAPPKGE; encoded by the coding sequence ATGGTCACAGTGTTCTTGGTGGACGATCACGCGATCGTGCGACGCGGGGTCGCCGACCTGATCGACGCCGAACCCGACCTCGAGGTGATCGGCGAGGCCGGCACCGTGTCCCAGGCGATGGCGCGCATCCCGGCCCTGCGTCCGGACGTCGCGGTCCTCGACGTGCGGCTACCGGACGGCAACGGCATCGAACTGTGCCGCGAACTACTCGACCAGCATCCCGGCCTGCACTGCCTCATCCTGACCTCGTTCACCGACGAGCAGGCGATGCTCGACGCGATCCTGGCCGGCGCCAGCGGATACGTGGTCAAAGACATCGGCGCCCTCGAACTCGTCGACGCCATTCGCGAGGTCGGCTCCGGGCACTCGCTGCTCGACAATCGCGCCGCCGCCGCGCTCATGGCGAAACTCCGGGAAGAGGCCGCGGCCAGAACCGGCCCACTGGCCGGCCTCACCGAACAGGAACGCACCTTGCTCGAACTGCTCGGCGAAGGATTGACCAACCGGCAGATCGCGGGGCGCATGTTCCTGGCCGAGAAAACGGTGAAAAACTACGTCTCCAGGCTGCTCGCCAAGCTCGGGGTCGAGCGGCGCACGCAGGCCGCGGTGCTGGCCTCCAAACTCAATGCACCGCCGAAGGGCGAATGA